A segment of the Candidatus Zixiibacteriota bacterium genome:
GAATCTTCTTCTCCACGCGGCGGAAGAAGAGATGAGTGTCCGCTGGCTAGGTGTCGGTTCCCCCGGCATAATAAACAATGTCACCGGAGAGGTTGCCGGAGCCTGTCCCAATATACCGGGCTGGGTTGGAATCAAAATCGGGGCGCACCTGAAGGAACATCTCAACC
Coding sequences within it:
- a CDS encoding ROK family protein; this encodes MKNVDHYAGIDIGATNIKYGLFDSTGKIIFRDQKPALVEKGATPLLHLVTNIGENLLLHAAEEEMSVRWLGVGSPGIINNVTGEVAGACPNIPGWVGIKIGAHLKEHLN